Proteins co-encoded in one Lysobacter solisilvae genomic window:
- a CDS encoding DsbE family thiol:disulfide interchange protein, with protein MMKQATRWLPLAVVAVLGVLLAVGVWMSRNPNREALPSPLIGKPAPEFHLPVLHEPERQFGTRDLRGAPYLLNVWGSWCPGCRDEHPVLTRFAETRRVRVVGFNWKDEQADAMAWLEQFGNPYWVIVRDYDGQVAINWGIYGAPETFLVDGKGIVRWKFVGPLTDEVVQSQLLPALAQLDATK; from the coding sequence CTGATGAAGCAAGCAACCCGCTGGCTGCCGCTGGCCGTGGTCGCCGTGCTGGGCGTCCTGCTGGCCGTGGGCGTCTGGATGAGCCGGAATCCGAACCGGGAAGCCCTGCCTTCGCCGCTGATCGGCAAGCCGGCGCCCGAATTCCACCTGCCCGTGCTGCACGAACCCGAGCGCCAGTTCGGCACCCGGGACCTGCGCGGCGCGCCCTACCTGCTCAACGTCTGGGGCAGCTGGTGCCCGGGCTGCCGCGACGAACATCCGGTGCTCACCCGCTTCGCCGAGACCCGGCGCGTGCGCGTGGTCGGCTTCAACTGGAAGGACGAGCAGGCCGACGCGATGGCGTGGCTGGAGCAGTTCGGCAACCCCTACTGGGTGATCGTGCGCGACTACGACGGCCAGGTCGCCATCAACTGGGGCATCTACGGCGCGCCGGAAACCTTCCTCGTCGACGGCAAGGGCATCGTGCGCTGGAAGTTCGTCGGCCCGCTGACCGACGAGGTCGTCCAGTCGCAACTGCTGCCTGCGCTGGCGCAGCTGGACGCAACGAAATGA
- a CDS encoding tetratricopeptide repeat protein, which produces MTAFVIAAALVALLALGFVLRPLWREGRATGAALMVSFGAVASLVYVLVGTPRALDATQLTEPRTLDAAVAQLEQRLRDDPDQVEGWRLLGRALSTQGRAAEARDAFGKAAALAPEDADVLSEAAEARALAAADRNFDASAVALLRQALARQPMHQRARWFLGIAQRQARQPAEAARTWEPLLAIVDSQTAVGLREQINLARAEAGQEPLPGAAPAAATGGLRVTIALDPSLPPPAGATLFVIARQAGGPPMPVAVEKIAAPKFPLEVVLDDSDSPMPTMRLSALKQVEVIARLSSTGDATPRPGDPESRALPVSLPAKAPVALTIDHARD; this is translated from the coding sequence ATGACCGCTTTCGTGATTGCCGCGGCGCTGGTCGCGCTGCTGGCCCTGGGCTTCGTGCTGCGGCCGCTCTGGCGGGAAGGCCGTGCGACCGGCGCGGCGCTGATGGTGTCGTTCGGCGCGGTGGCCAGCCTGGTCTATGTGCTGGTGGGCACGCCGCGCGCGCTCGATGCGACCCAGCTGACCGAACCCAGGACGCTGGACGCCGCGGTGGCGCAGCTGGAGCAGCGCCTGCGCGACGACCCCGACCAGGTCGAGGGCTGGCGCCTGCTCGGACGCGCGCTGTCCACGCAGGGGCGCGCCGCCGAGGCGCGCGATGCGTTCGGCAAGGCGGCCGCGCTCGCCCCCGAGGATGCCGACGTGCTGAGCGAAGCCGCCGAGGCCCGCGCCCTCGCCGCGGCGGACCGCAACTTCGATGCGAGCGCCGTGGCGCTGCTGCGCCAGGCCCTGGCTCGGCAGCCCATGCACCAGCGCGCCCGCTGGTTCCTGGGCATCGCCCAGCGACAGGCCCGGCAGCCGGCGGAAGCCGCGCGCACCTGGGAACCGCTGCTGGCCATCGTGGACAGCCAGACGGCCGTGGGTCTGCGCGAGCAGATCAACCTGGCGCGCGCCGAGGCCGGCCAGGAGCCCTTGCCCGGCGCCGCACCGGCGGCGGCGACCGGCGGCCTGCGCGTGACCATCGCACTGGATCCCTCGCTGCCACCGCCGGCAGGCGCCACGCTGTTCGTCATCGCGCGACAGGCGGGCGGCCCGCCGATGCCCGTGGCGGTGGAAAAGATCGCTGCGCCGAAATTCCCGCTGGAGGTCGTCCTCGACGACAGCGACAGCCCCATGCCGACGATGCGGCTGTCCGCGCTGAAACAGGTCGAAGTCATCGCGCGCCTGTCCAGCACCGGCGATGCGACGCCGCGGCCCGGCGACCCGGAATCCAGGGCCTTGCCGGTATCCTTGCCCGCCAAGGCGCCGGTCGCGCTCACGATCGACCACGCGCGCGACTGA
- a CDS encoding cytochrome c-type biogenesis protein, which translates to MKAWILALLMACCAVATPPVFAQAGQAEAPLTFTDTAEEARFHALVAELRCVMCQNQSLADSNALIARDLRREVLELMRQGRSDAQIKDFLVERYGQFVLYRPQVRTSTWLLWFGPLVVLLAGGVLVARIVRQKAAAAPARDADDGQEW; encoded by the coding sequence ATGAAGGCCTGGATCCTCGCACTGCTGATGGCGTGCTGCGCCGTGGCGACGCCGCCCGTGTTCGCGCAGGCGGGCCAGGCGGAGGCGCCGCTGACCTTCACCGACACCGCCGAGGAAGCCCGCTTCCACGCCCTGGTCGCGGAGCTGCGCTGCGTGATGTGCCAGAACCAGTCGCTGGCCGATTCCAACGCGCTGATCGCGCGCGACCTGCGCCGCGAAGTGCTGGAGCTGATGCGCCAGGGCCGCAGCGATGCGCAGATCAAGGACTTCCTGGTCGAGCGCTACGGCCAGTTCGTCCTGTATCGCCCGCAGGTGCGCACGAGCACGTGGCTGCTGTGGTTCGGCCCGCTGGTGGTGCTGCTGGCCGGCGGCGTCCTCGTGGCCCGCATCGTGCGGCAGAAGGCGGCCGCCGCGCCCGCGCGCGACGCCGACGACGGACAGGAATGGTGA
- a CDS encoding cysteine dioxygenase family protein translates to MDITSAHQSDPCPDLDFPGHDKLIAAIDAAVVAGDEHEVTASLRNALCRMIRDRDVQLPACVYDRIEDHYARRELYRSPQHGYSVVAMTWGPGQGTPVHDHSGLWCVEGVWDGELEIVQFELLERDGDQFHFRAAGGMHAGPGSAGSLIPPHEYHTIRNTSDSNVAISLHIYKAPMECCSMFVPREGEWFVRMDKTLCTDTTDTAE, encoded by the coding sequence ATGGACATTACCAGCGCTCATCAGTCCGATCCCTGTCCGGATCTTGACTTTCCCGGCCACGACAAGCTGATCGCCGCGATCGATGCCGCCGTCGTCGCCGGCGACGAGCACGAGGTCACCGCGTCCCTGCGCAACGCGCTGTGCCGGATGATCCGTGACCGCGACGTCCAGCTGCCGGCCTGCGTCTACGACCGGATCGAGGACCACTACGCGCGTCGCGAGCTCTACCGCAGCCCGCAGCACGGCTACAGCGTGGTCGCCATGACCTGGGGCCCCGGCCAGGGCACGCCGGTGCACGACCATTCGGGCCTGTGGTGCGTGGAAGGCGTCTGGGACGGCGAGCTGGAGATCGTCCAGTTCGAACTGCTCGAACGCGACGGCGACCAGTTCCACTTCCGCGCCGCCGGCGGCATGCATGCCGGCCCCGGCAGCGCGGGCAGCCTGATCCCGCCGCACGAGTACCACACCATCCGCAACACCAGCGACAGCAACGTCGCCATCTCGCTGCACATCTACAAGGCGCCGATGGAGTGCTGCTCGATGTTCGTGCCGCGGGAAGGCGAGTGGTTCGTGCGCATGGACAAGACCCTGTGCACGGATACGACGGATACGGCGGAGTAA
- the metX gene encoding homoserine O-acetyltransferase MetX, protein MTEFIPPGTRFHPLPSPFPMKRGGALVGAHVAFETWGELNAARDNAVLIVTGLSPDAHAAANEGNPEAGWWEPMLGPGKPIDTDRWFVVCVNSLGSCKGSTGPASMNPSTGALYRLDFPDLSVEDGADAAASVVRGLGITRLACLIGNSMGGMTALSLLQRHPGIAHAHINISGAPRALPFSIAIRSLQREAIRLDPNWNHGQYDEVTYPESGMRMARKLGVITYRSALEWDGRFGRVRLESDRPDEEPFGLEFQVESYLEGHARRFVRRFDPNCYLYLSRSMDWFDLGPDGLRQIHVDKVLAIGVHTDILFPLQQQQEIADGLREGGADATFLPLESPQGHDAFLVDIARFGPAVAGFLATL, encoded by the coding sequence ATGACCGAATTCATTCCTCCCGGCACCCGCTTCCATCCCCTGCCCTCGCCCTTCCCGATGAAGCGCGGCGGCGCGCTGGTCGGCGCGCACGTCGCCTTCGAGACCTGGGGCGAACTCAACGCCGCGCGCGACAACGCCGTGCTGATCGTCACCGGCCTGTCGCCCGACGCCCATGCCGCGGCGAACGAGGGCAATCCCGAGGCGGGCTGGTGGGAGCCGATGCTGGGGCCGGGAAAACCCATCGACACCGATCGCTGGTTCGTGGTGTGCGTCAATTCGCTGGGCAGCTGCAAGGGTTCCACCGGGCCGGCCTCGATGAACCCGTCCACCGGCGCGCTCTACCGCCTGGATTTCCCCGACCTGTCGGTCGAGGACGGCGCCGATGCGGCCGCCAGCGTCGTGCGCGGCCTGGGCATCACGCGCCTCGCCTGCCTGATCGGCAACTCGATGGGCGGCATGACTGCGCTGTCGCTGCTGCAGCGCCATCCGGGCATCGCCCACGCGCACATCAACATTTCCGGCGCGCCGCGGGCGCTGCCGTTCTCCATCGCCATCCGCTCGCTGCAGCGCGAGGCGATCCGGCTGGACCCCAACTGGAACCACGGCCAGTACGACGAGGTGACCTATCCCGAATCGGGCATGCGCATGGCGCGCAAGCTGGGCGTGATCACCTATCGCTCGGCGCTGGAATGGGACGGCCGTTTCGGCCGCGTGCGCCTGGAATCCGACCGCCCGGATGAGGAGCCCTTCGGCCTGGAGTTCCAGGTCGAGAGCTACCTGGAAGGCCACGCGCGCCGCTTCGTGCGCCGCTTCGACCCCAACTGCTACCTCTACCTGAGCCGTTCGATGGACTGGTTCGACCTGGGGCCGGACGGACTGCGCCAGATCCACGTCGACAAGGTGCTGGCCATCGGCGTGCACACCGACATCCTGTTCCCGCTGCAGCAGCAGCAGGAGATCGCCGACGGCCTGCGCGAAGGCGGCGCGGACGCCACGTTCCTGCCGCTGGAATCGCCGCAGGGACACGATGCGTTCCTGGTCGACATCGCGCGCTTCGGGCCGGCGGTCGCCGGGTTCCTCGCCACCCTGTGA
- a CDS encoding DUF2214 family protein — translation MLTDLTLASVHHLLFFAIIAMLATESVLLRGRIDAATIQRLAGVDLGYGLSAMALIGVGIARLAYGVKGSDFYLHNPWFHAKMGTFLLVFAFSIKPTMMFLRWRKTLRTDPAFEPDPALVRQLARLVRIELALIAPILVFAAMMARYGGF, via the coding sequence ATGCTGACCGACCTGACGCTCGCCAGTGTCCACCACCTGCTGTTCTTCGCCATCATCGCGATGCTGGCCACCGAATCGGTGCTGCTGCGCGGACGTATCGACGCGGCCACCATCCAGCGCCTGGCAGGCGTCGACCTGGGCTACGGCTTGAGCGCGATGGCCCTGATCGGCGTCGGCATCGCCCGCCTGGCCTACGGGGTGAAGGGTTCCGACTTCTACCTGCACAACCCCTGGTTCCACGCCAAGATGGGCACGTTCCTGCTGGTGTTCGCGTTCTCGATCAAGCCCACGATGATGTTCCTGCGCTGGCGCAAGACCCTGCGCACCGACCCGGCTTTCGAACCCGATCCCGCGCTCGTGCGGCAGCTCGCGCGCCTGGTCCGCATCGAACTGGCGCTGATCGCCCCGATCCTGGTCTTCGCCGCGATGATGGCGCGCTACGGCGGCTTCTGA
- a CDS encoding restriction endonuclease: MDALSPDSLERFSADLAKLLHGQSSKVSRYGDRGHKQEGLDVIADLADGTRITYQCKRHSTFGQGKIDEAVAAHTALADSKVILFTGLASPRAREHIRRYPGWELWDREDITRQARLNLSKVDLRRLVDSYFPGQRLALLGETEPSVWRTPEEFFAAMSDFGPGFSHAWKLVGRKADTKALIDFVRAPNSCAIAVLGAGGAGKTRLLKELTEDESTADRRTYFLSREPLTSRELEALGAGEKLLICDDAHEREDIALLASYVAHPSNRAKLILALRPYGLRLVREQSTPLADLPTHELGRLSAAEAEQLACSALVHFGADKAYARRVAEYTKDCPLATVLAAQVLGKGEALPEFLHDEERFRSELFARLIDSTVRGISLSLNESHVRTTLAAIALLQPITDLDAQLASTLSKISELPVPEVNRIIKRLRDAGVLFERGAGSRIAPDLLADFLIEDAIVSAGGGSNGFAEEVFDLAPAGYAGHVLANLGRLDWRRSSGMKQSKLLDDLWGRLRWSSPYANPHLRAAAAAAFYQPSQALAFVRRMISNGHLDDQLAVIARNAAYNEEGMADAFALLWEIGQNDSRPTNQHPNHAIRLLSELAAPEPDKSVYYMEQVVDFMLSLLPYESSWTGAHTPLDVLTSALSTEGYTTSATARAISMVPFSVRQAAVAGVRAKVIDACIALLTHTDVAKAHAAAGALGEALQAPRGLLGATPGEEARESWNAEFLSTLQRIRSTIESGELASTVLTRLGSVVSWLSQYGQGAIRENAQAILESLNRDMRTSTVRMLVDGWGHLTRERYTGGWEDSQRELAEFAEKLVDTYPADGLADLLESCLEEIQVAKSTSSHILMDAILGRSADLASLVLDQALHGSRTQLSDFAGMALAHLRAKDSPIAMSAIEVILVAHQSAQVGILAEAYSRVSLSVFEAVDITALRAITASDEERVHIMAAGAVRQVSRVDMDLAIDLLLHANLAVSSRVAHEYLLWLTSEKSIQFERLTLEQVETLLSKIEGLKSIGDYWIEEFLRKSMRVYPRSVLDFLKRRVIRGSERERDWEYRAIPRRPSHGNFGLMAIPEAGIHLRELFDWALADDSVLYLFGDMIESCCTFDANLVSFMDSWLSAGTERHYEVVSTVLREAPNGFVFEHQEFVIRLLRASRSFGPQANRTLSSALYAASVSGMRMGSPGEPFPQDLRLLDRAQQVLAGLGKHDPAFKLFDDLRKHAELEIANQREEGRNLDRLDEDRG, translated from the coding sequence TTGGATGCCCTGTCCCCAGATTCCCTTGAGCGGTTCTCTGCGGACCTCGCGAAACTGCTTCACGGCCAGTCCTCGAAGGTGTCTCGCTACGGAGACCGCGGCCATAAGCAAGAGGGCTTAGACGTTATCGCTGACCTCGCAGATGGCACTCGCATTACATACCAATGCAAGCGGCATTCGACGTTCGGCCAAGGCAAGATTGACGAGGCCGTTGCCGCGCATACGGCTCTTGCCGACAGCAAAGTCATTCTTTTCACCGGACTTGCAAGCCCTCGGGCGCGTGAGCACATCCGGCGCTACCCAGGTTGGGAGCTATGGGACAGGGAGGACATCACTCGGCAGGCTCGATTAAACCTCTCCAAGGTTGACCTCAGGCGGCTTGTAGACTCCTACTTTCCTGGCCAACGCCTTGCACTGTTGGGAGAGACTGAGCCTTCGGTGTGGCGTACGCCTGAAGAGTTCTTCGCCGCTATGTCGGACTTTGGTCCAGGGTTCTCTCATGCGTGGAAGCTCGTTGGTCGAAAAGCCGACACAAAAGCGCTCATCGACTTCGTCCGCGCCCCAAATTCTTGCGCCATAGCGGTGCTGGGCGCAGGGGGCGCTGGAAAGACTCGCCTCCTGAAAGAGCTCACCGAAGACGAAAGCACGGCCGATCGGCGCACCTACTTTCTTTCTCGCGAGCCCCTAACTTCGCGCGAGTTGGAAGCACTCGGGGCGGGCGAGAAACTGCTCATTTGCGACGACGCGCATGAGAGAGAGGATATTGCTCTCCTCGCGAGCTACGTCGCGCACCCATCCAACCGCGCGAAGCTCATATTGGCCCTTAGGCCGTACGGGCTCCGTCTGGTTCGCGAGCAGTCGACGCCTCTCGCTGACCTACCCACCCACGAATTGGGGCGACTCTCCGCCGCCGAAGCCGAGCAGTTGGCCTGTTCGGCGCTGGTGCACTTTGGTGCCGACAAGGCATACGCACGGAGGGTGGCCGAGTACACGAAAGACTGCCCCCTCGCTACGGTATTGGCAGCGCAGGTTTTGGGTAAGGGGGAGGCTCTTCCGGAGTTTCTTCACGATGAAGAGCGCTTTCGCTCCGAGTTGTTTGCGCGCCTGATCGACTCAACTGTTCGCGGGATTAGCTTGTCCCTCAATGAGTCGCATGTCCGAACGACACTCGCTGCTATTGCGCTGCTACAGCCTATTACCGATCTAGATGCGCAGCTTGCATCAACTTTGAGCAAGATCTCAGAACTCCCAGTGCCCGAAGTCAATCGGATCATCAAGCGGCTTCGCGACGCAGGGGTCTTGTTCGAACGCGGTGCTGGGAGTCGCATCGCGCCAGATCTCTTGGCGGACTTCCTCATCGAGGACGCTATTGTTTCGGCCGGTGGCGGGTCCAACGGCTTCGCAGAAGAGGTGTTTGATCTTGCGCCGGCCGGCTATGCGGGGCACGTTCTCGCAAACCTCGGCCGTCTTGATTGGCGGCGGTCGAGTGGCATGAAGCAGTCCAAGCTGCTCGACGACCTGTGGGGAAGGCTACGGTGGTCGAGCCCTTATGCAAATCCTCATCTTCGAGCAGCTGCGGCGGCGGCCTTCTATCAGCCGTCCCAGGCACTCGCATTCGTACGAAGAATGATTAGCAATGGCCACCTTGATGACCAGCTCGCTGTCATTGCTCGAAACGCGGCTTACAACGAAGAGGGTATGGCTGACGCCTTCGCGCTGCTGTGGGAAATTGGGCAGAATGACAGTAGGCCGACGAATCAGCATCCAAACCATGCGATACGACTGCTTTCGGAGTTAGCTGCACCTGAGCCTGACAAGTCGGTCTATTACATGGAACAGGTCGTAGATTTCATGCTCTCGTTGCTTCCGTATGAGAGCAGTTGGACGGGTGCGCACACGCCTTTGGACGTGCTGACTTCGGCACTATCTACGGAGGGGTACACAACCTCGGCAACTGCACGAGCCATATCCATGGTGCCATTCTCGGTCCGGCAAGCGGCGGTCGCTGGAGTCCGGGCAAAGGTTATCGATGCTTGCATTGCACTCCTCACGCACACGGACGTGGCGAAGGCCCATGCCGCCGCCGGTGCGCTTGGAGAGGCATTACAAGCTCCGCGAGGCCTGCTCGGTGCGACCCCGGGAGAAGAGGCGCGAGAGAGTTGGAACGCTGAGTTTTTGAGCACCCTTCAACGGATTAGAAGCACGATTGAGTCCGGCGAATTGGCATCCACTGTGTTAACGAGGCTAGGAAGTGTAGTTAGTTGGCTTTCGCAGTACGGCCAAGGTGCAATCCGGGAGAACGCCCAGGCCATCCTCGAATCGTTGAATAGGGATATGCGAACGAGCACCGTTCGTATGTTGGTAGATGGCTGGGGGCATCTCACGCGCGAACGGTACACAGGAGGCTGGGAGGATTCACAGCGCGAATTGGCGGAGTTCGCTGAGAAGCTTGTTGATACCTACCCTGCTGATGGGTTGGCTGATCTGCTTGAGAGTTGCCTTGAGGAGATTCAGGTAGCTAAGAGCACTTCTTCGCACATCCTAATGGACGCGATTCTTGGTCGCTCCGCCGACCTTGCATCTTTGGTCCTTGATCAAGCACTGCACGGTTCGCGAACCCAGCTTTCGGACTTCGCGGGTATGGCGCTCGCCCATCTTCGCGCCAAAGACTCACCGATTGCGATGTCGGCGATTGAGGTCATTTTGGTGGCACATCAAAGTGCGCAAGTCGGTATTCTGGCTGAAGCCTATAGCCGGGTGTCGCTTTCAGTGTTTGAAGCAGTGGACATAACCGCGCTCCGCGCCATTACTGCGTCTGACGAAGAGCGAGTGCACATCATGGCCGCTGGGGCGGTCCGTCAAGTTTCCCGCGTGGATATGGACCTTGCGATTGATTTGCTCCTGCATGCAAATTTGGCCGTATCCTCGCGCGTAGCTCACGAATATTTGTTGTGGCTGACTAGCGAGAAGTCGATCCAGTTTGAGCGCCTAACTTTAGAGCAGGTCGAGACGCTCCTCAGCAAAATCGAAGGTCTGAAATCAATTGGTGACTATTGGATTGAGGAATTTCTCAGAAAGTCCATGCGCGTTTATCCGCGCTCGGTTTTGGACTTCCTGAAGCGGCGAGTTATCCGCGGCTCCGAGCGTGAGCGCGACTGGGAGTACAGGGCAATTCCCCGCCGACCATCCCATGGGAACTTCGGTCTCATGGCCATCCCGGAAGCGGGCATACATCTTCGCGAGCTGTTTGACTGGGCTCTTGCGGATGACTCAGTGCTGTACCTGTTCGGCGACATGATCGAGTCTTGTTGCACGTTCGATGCCAACCTAGTTTCGTTCATGGATTCATGGCTATCTGCGGGGACCGAACGCCACTATGAGGTTGTGTCCACCGTGTTGCGCGAGGCTCCCAATGGATTTGTGTTTGAACACCAGGAGTTTGTGATTCGACTGCTACGCGCTTCACGAAGCTTTGGGCCGCAGGCGAACCGGACTCTGTCATCGGCGCTCTATGCGGCGTCAGTTTCGGGGATGCGCATGGGCTCGCCAGGCGAACCCTTCCCGCAGGACTTGAGGCTGCTCGATCGCGCACAGCAAGTCCTGGCCGGGCTGGGCAAGCACGACCCCGCGTTCAAGCTCTTTGATGATCTGCGAAAGCATGCGGAGCTGGAGATTGCTAACCAGCGTGAGGAGGGGCGAAATCTAGATCGACTGGACGAGGACAGGGGATGA